One segment of Fusarium oxysporum f. sp. lycopersici 4287 chromosome 7, whole genome shotgun sequence DNA contains the following:
- a CDS encoding hypothetical protein (At least one base has a quality score < 10) encodes MAAEQPIENKPTEEKTLGDKPTQDEKLPLETPSDIPGGFPATPANELDTTIGINPLPASEGAGNPIKLEPGEKIPESITAQNTDKYVKLDKESYEKSDALPGIETELPPVSSNTIPESSLPIIGAQDVVINSAAPTATTAGLAAEVPLESNGAFVPEVVRESQEKAGAVTEASTDPTEVKEKTMVEEELKGTVPEAPATSVGTAGVGTEKSENTPDTSLAALAATAGGAVIAAGLAAKETVEEKASPALNSAADAITDTANKNLPDSVKEQLPVAAQETLAAKNEEQIRQEVSPEVPAEVKESLVEAGKSPEAAANTAAVEDKKEVENELLKEVKPVTGIYDSVVEQPKEEPKQVSPEVPVEVKDSIAEAGKSPEAAANTEAVEEKKLVEAELLKEVKPAATIDETAKVAPEVPTEVKESIVEAGERPEAAASAEAVENKKEVEAQLLKEAEPVPAVDEVKPQETESAVPAVAAPVAAPLETKAVEAKPDAEPVTKPEEPKAEAKTETPAVGNGSSATGNGTTATGNGAKATETKATTPANGSSSTANGEKKKKHNRLSSIFSKIKHKLSDK; translated from the exons ATGGCTGCCGAACAACCTATTGAGAACAAACCCACAGAGGAGAAGACGCTGGGTGATAAG CCTACCCAAGACGAGAAACTGCCCCTCGAGACCCCTTCTGACATTCCTGGTGGCTTTCCCGCTACACCTGCCAACGAGCTCGACACGACCATTGGCATCAACCCTCTGCCCGCTTCTGAGGGCGCCGGAAACCCTATCAAGCTAGAGCCTGGCGAGAAGATCCCCGAATCCATCACCGCTCAAAACACCGACAAATACGTCAAGCTCGACAAGGAATCATACGAGAAGAGCGACGCTCTCCCTGGCATTGAGACCGAGCTCCCCCCCGTATCTTCCAATACTATTCCCGAATCCAGTCTGCCCATTATCGGCGCACAGGATGTTGTCATTAACTCCGCTGCTCCCACAGCTACTACTGCCGGCCTTGCCGCCGAGGTTCCCCTCGAATCCAACGGTGCTTTCGTCCCCGAGGTTGTAAGAGAGAGCCAGGAGAAGGCTGGCGCTGTTACTGAGGCCAGCACCGACCCTACGGAAGTCAAGGAAAAGACCATggttgaggaagagctcAAGGGAACTGTGCCCGAGGCACCCGCTACCTCAGTAGGAACCGCTGGTGTTGGTACCGAGAAGTCTGAGAACACGCCGGACACTAGCCTCGCCGCTCTGGCTGCTACTGCCGGTGGTGCTGTGATTGCTGCTGGTCTGGCTGCCAAGGAGACAgtggaggagaaggccaGCCCTGCGCTTAACAGCGCTGCTGACGCCATTACCGATACTGCCAACAAAAACTTACCCGATTCCGTCAAAGAGCAGCTTCCTGTTGCAGCCCAAGAGACCCTGGCCGCCAAGAACGAGGAGCAGATTCGACAGGAAGTCTCCCCTGAGGTCCCCGCCGAGGTCAAGGAATCTCTTGTCGAGGCCGGCAAGTCACCTGAAGCAGCTGCTAATACTGCCGCTGttgaggataagaaggaggTAGAGaatgagcttctcaaggaggtCAAGCCTGTCACTGGCATTTATGATTCTGTTGTTGAGCAACCCAAAGAGGAACCAAAGCAGGTCTCCCCTGAGGTTCCTGTCGAGGTGAAGGACTCCATTGCGGAGGCTGGCAAGAGTCCCGAAGCTGCTGCCAACACTGAGGCCGTCGAGGAAAAGAAGCTCGTTGAAgctgagcttctcaaggaggtTAAGCCTGCTGCGACCATCGATGAGACCGCCAAGGTTGCTCCTGAAGTCCCCACCGAAGTCAAGGAGTCCATCGTGGAGGCTGGCGAGCGCCCTGAGGCTGCTGCTAGCGCAGAAGCTGTTGAGAACAAAAAGGAGGTCGAAGctcagcttctcaaagagGCCGAGCCTGTTCCTGCTGTTGACGAGGTCAAGCCTCAGGAGACTGAGTCTGCTGTTCCCGCTGTTGCTGCCCCTGTTGCTGCTCCTCTTGAGACAAAGGCTGTGGAAGCCAAGCCTGATGCTGAGCCTGTGACTAAGCCCGAGGAGCCCAAGGCCGAGGCTAAGACAGAAACCCCGGCCGTTGGTAACGGCAGCTCAGCAACCGGTAACGGCACTACAGCAACTGGAAATGGCGCCAAGGCTACAGAGACCAAGGCCACCACACCAGCCAACGGGAGCAGCTCGACAGCCAATggtgaaaagaagaagaagcacaACCGACTCAGCTCAAtcttcagcaagatcaagcatAAGCTTTCCGACAAATAG